The following is a genomic window from Mauremys mutica isolate MM-2020 ecotype Southern chromosome 4, ASM2049712v1, whole genome shotgun sequence.
ccagcgccccccaccccagaggggctgcatccagcgccgggcgaggggtccccgtgtgcccagcccaccccagaggGGTCCCCCGCACCGCGCGAGAGGTCcctgtgtgcccagccccccccccgcccgagaggggccgcgtcccagcgccgggcgaggagtccccgtgtgcccagctccccccaagGTGCCCCCCCTCACAGGGAGCGGACACAGCCCTGCCCGGAGGCGCAGCTGCCGGTCacacaccggggggggggcagctgggggggagcagccaTGGCTGCTGCTGGGCGTGGGGGCtgcgcagggccggggggggtcacTGCCAATGGCTCCgaggtgcccccccccggggccggTGGGGCCGGTGGGGGCTGTgcagggccgggggggtcacTGCCAATGGCTccgaggtgcccccccccccggggccggtggggctggtgggggctaCGCAGGGCCCGGGGGGGTCACTGCCGATGGCTCCgaggtgcccccccgcccccggggccgggcggggctggagctgccagcagcgAGGCGAGGCGCAAACATTGCGCAACTCTCCAGCTTTCGCTTTCGCTGCGccctgtgcgggggggggggggagctctgccctgcagctcccccggctcacagccccccccccaggtcagTGACGGGCGAGCAGCGGGACCGGGCGGGGGGGCTCAGTACTGGGGGCGGGCGGGTCCCAGGGGCTGAGGCGCTTCTGGCTGCGCAGAAACTAGAGTCTGGGGCTAAAGCTGAGaaaggagcccggactcctgggttctctccccggctctgggaggggagtgggggctggtgggttagagcaggggggctgggagccaggactcctgggttctctccctggctctgggagtgggggctggtgggttagagcagggggggctgggagccaggactcctgggttctctccccggctctgggagggcagtgggggctggtgggttagagcaggggggctgggagccaggactcctgggttctctcccggctctgggagggcagtgggggctggtgggtgagagcaggggggctgggagccaggactcctgggttctctccccggctctgggaggggagtgggggctggtgggttagagcagagggtgctgggagccaggactcctgggttctctccctggctctgggaggggagggggatctggtgtttagagcaggggtggggctgggagccaggactcctgggttctatcctcagtCTTCCAGTGATTTGCTGCATCACCTTGGGCtgatttccctgcctcagtttccccagcaggGATAGCAgcactccccctgccccgcaaTGCATTAGGGAGGCTTATCTATCCCCTGCGGCCTGACACGAGGTGGGATGTGGGGCAGGCCGGAGCAAACGCAGGGGGCGATCGCTGGGGACCTCCCCCAGAAGCCGTCTCTGTTAGCCTCGGCCCGCTCTGTGTCTGGCTGGGTGCAGGGGATTGGATCAGGCTGCGGGCACTGACCCTGCTCTCTGCGTCCCCCTCAGGGCACCGTCCCAGGGAGGCAGCGGCAGCCGTGCGCGGCGATGGCGGAGGAGCTCCGGACCCTGAACGCGGATCTGCTGGCCATCAGGGGGGCGCTGGAGGCGGATGGCCCCGTGGGGACCCCTGCCGCGGCCCTGCGGGGGAAGCTGGCCCAGGAGTTCCTGGCCGCGGTTCACGGTTTCCACGCCCGGTTCGCTCAGTGCCGGCGGATGCAGGCGGTGGCCCCCGGCGAGCTGGAGACCCGGCTCCAGGAGGTTTCCGGGGACCCTGGCTGCTGGTTCTACATCGGCTGCACCCGGGCGCTGACGCACTATCTCTGGGAGGCTGGGCCGTGGGGCCGGGCCTGGCAGCACAGGGCAGCTGGCTACGAGAAAACCTGCACCTACTACtgccggccggggccgggggccgggctcTGCACCGTGAGGCACCTGCTGGGCCGGTTCTGTGGCACCCACCCCCGCTGCCTCAACGCCTCGCGCGTCAGGAACGGCCCAGTTGGCATCGTCTTCCTGGTGACCTATGCCCGGCGGGGCAGCCGGCCGGGGGAGCCCGCCGAGGACATGGAGGTGGCGCTGCGCGGCATCGCTGCCCACTTCCGCCACCGGGGGGCGCCGGCGGACGAGCTGGTGCAGTTCCTCAAGGACGACTTCCGCCAGCTGATGGGGCGGTACCCGGGCTACCTGGCGCAGTGCCAGGCCATGAGCCAGATCCCCCCGGCGCACTTCCCGGAGCGGGCCCGGGAGATCctggcggggctggggccggcggaGGGGGTCCTGGCGGGCACGGTGCCGGCCGGGGTGGTCTCCATGCGGCCCTGCCTGTGGGAGGTGGGGGCGGGCGAGGCGCAGGCCGGCGAGAAGCTGCACACCTACTTCACCAGGCTGGACGGTGCCCTCGACGCCaagcagctgctggaggagaTCTGGGGCCACCCCCGCTGCCTCAACAGCCGccggcgctgggggggcaggtCGGGGACTCAGCCGGGAGCCTTCCTGTTCCTGGCGATATTCCGGGGGGCCTGTGTCCCAGGCGGGCCCTGAGCGAAGGGGCCGACCTGGTGCCACTGCCCAGCCCCGAGCGCGTGTGGCTGGGGCGTCCGGACCCCCGGCCATCGCCCGTGCCAGCAGCTAACCGCGAGCGGGGCCCCTGGAGGAGTCGTGCGGCGCTGTGCCACGCGAGGGATgagagggaaaccgaggcagccTGCTGCTTCCCACCGCCGACAGCGGGGACCTCAGCCACAGAGGCAGCGACGCCGTGTTCCCACTGAGGGCTCTGCGGGCGCCTGGACGATCTGCCCCCCGGCTGGCACCTTGGTGGCTGTCCCGGTGCCCGGGGCCTGGGCGAGCCTTGGAAACCGAGCCGGGCGGCTGAGATCTGCCGCGCTCTGCACCCAGCCGggcaggagcagctgctggggctggggaggggcgttACAGGCCTGTCCGAGGCAGCCCTGGCCTGCTATTTAAGGCCGCCCAGATGGACGTGCACAGCGCATGGAGGAGACGCAGCACATCCGAGTAAGGGCTCTCACGGCTCCTGCGTCCCCACGGCGTGGCGCTGGCGCGGGCTGGGCTCTGAGAGCCCCACACAGCCGGCTCAGCAACCCCCGGGGCCCATCGCGCACGGCGCggcacagcccctgccccgaCACACCCAGGGCCGGGCGACAGGcgcagagggaggaagggatttGGCCCAGGTCACACAGACCGtaggtggcagaggtgggaactggacccaggagtcctggctcctcatcCACTGCCCAACCCCCTGTGGGGCtgcaaaggggaggggagagtgtgtggggccagggctgaTCCCCCCACTCGTTGGGGGGCTGTAACCCAGAGCAGCCTCGGAGCCCCGTTCAGCCTGACGCCTGCTGGCTGCGAGCGGGGCTCTGTGGTTCACacaccggggtgtgtgtgtgtgtgttattcttAGCCACACACACCTCTGCCGGGTGTATTTTAAGCAGGCGGGGAGtgacccagcccccgccccacggccccAGCGAGCAGGGGAGGCTCAGTCCAGCCTCACCGCCATGGCCGTGGGGATCGTGCTGCTTCTGGGGCTGGGCAGCgccggtgagtgtggggggaatcgagggggggggggctgcctctCTGGACCCCCATCTGCCCCGGCCAATGCCTGGGTGTGAGGGGTCCGGAGCCCAAACCACAGGGGCTCGTGAAAAAACAGCTGGGGGTGGccgactggctggctcgggggtgagagggggcagggactgggacagggaccttTCCCCTCTGGCGGGCACCGGCTCcaatccggccccagggcagggggctggcgggctcagggtgggggatggggcaggggcctgtcccctctgggggcacCGGCTCCAATCCGGCCCCACGGCAGGGGACTggcgggctcagggtgggggatggggcaggggcctgtcccctctgggggcacCGGCTCCAATCCGGCCCCACGGCAGGGGACTggcgggctcagggtgggggatggggcaggggcctgtcccctctgggggcaccggctccaatccggccccagggcaggggactggcgggctcagggtgggggatggggcaggggcctgtcccctctggcgGGTACCGGGCTCCAATcccgccccagggcagggggctggcaggctgtggggggaatgggatacggggccttccccgcccccccccaggaccccagatCTGTATTGTGCTCCCCCCACAGCCGGCGCGTTCCTCGTCTCCACCGACCCCTCCCCGGTGACGGGGCTCCTGGGCTCCGACCTGCTCCTGACCTGCAGCTTCCCCGCGGCCCCGCGTGGGGCGGGCGAGGGGGACGGGCAGCTGCGGGTCAGCTGGCACTTCCaggggagcagagtggctgaGCTGGACGGGATCCCCATCAGCACCCGGGTGGGCGCCATCCTGTTCTCCCAGCAGCAGGGCCACGCCCAGGCCTCGCTGCTCCTGCCCCGCGTCACGCCGGCCGACCAGGGCCCCTACCGCTGCTCCGTCCGCTACGCCGGGCAGCACGGGGAGGGGACGGTCCGGGTGCAAGTGGCAGGTAGGGGCGCGAGGCCTCCCCAGGTCGTATTCCTGCTGCCCGGGGTGCTGGGGCCAGGtctctggcagagcagggggtccAGGCGTGGCCCCGTCCCCAGAGCCTCGGCCAGGGTCAGTGGCTGCCGGGGCAGGGGGTcggcagggtgcaggcagggcgtgggcggggcacaggcagggggtcGTCGGGGCGCGGGCAGGGGGTCGGCAGGGCACGGGCAGGGTGTGGGCGGAGGTTCGGCAGGGCGTGGGCGTGGGGTCGTTGGGGCGCAGGCGGGGGGTCGGCAGGGGGTCCGGCAGGGCGCgggaagggggtcagcagggCGCGGGCGGGGGGTCGGCAGGGCGTGGGCGGGGGGTCAGCAGGGTGCGGGTGGAGGTTTGGCAGGGCGCGGGCAGGGGGTCGGCAGGGCGAGGGCAGGACACGGCTGGGGCGATGGTTAGCGGGCAGGGTGGGCGCGAGTCTGCCCTggaagcccccccccgcccggctctctGGACTCCCCGTCTCtgtcccccccagcgctgccgcgGGTCGAGGTGCCCAGCCCCGTGGTGCAGAGGGACGAGGACAGCGCCCTGGTGTGCTGCGTGCGGGGGTTTTACCCCCAGCACATCGCAGTGTCCTGGCTCCGGGACGGGCAGGAGCTAAACGCCTCCTTCGTCTCTGCCGCGCGCCGGGGGCACCGGGACGGGACCTTCAGCCTGGTGACCGTCTACAGATTGACCCCCACGGAGCGGGATCTGGGGGCGCTGTTCTCCTGCCGGGCACGACACCCCCTGCTGAACCAGTCCCGCCAGGCCGACTTCCGGATCGGCTTCAGGGGTGAGGCTGCCAGGTCGCCCCGGCCTGGGTGCCCCTCGCTGCGGTATCAGCCCCCCCACGGCCCGCCCCGTCCAGCCAGCACCCCGGCTTTGTTCCCCTCCGTCATGCTCAGGGGGGCGGTTCTCCGGGCTCACACCCCCGGCGCTGCTGGGGGACGGGTCCTGGTCTGCAGCTGGGAATCCCCGGTCCCATTACCCCTCGTCCTCCCTGCTCCGTCCCCACCGAACGAtcctgggctgggccgggccgggctggtaCATCCCCCGTCTAGAGCgactcagcccctgccctctcccccgtAACTCGGCCATCGGTCGGGCCCAGTGCTGGTCCCCGAACTCCAGCCTCCCTGGTTCCAGGGCCGGACACAGCCCGGGGGTGGCCCCCACCCTGGGGAATCTCCCACAGCCCTGGGAGCCGAGGGGGTGCCCGTGCGATAGCCCAGGAGCTGGGGTTGGGGCTGGAGAACCCGGGAGTCGGTGGGCGCTGGGGTCCCCTGGGGGCTTGGCAGTCACTGGGCTTGGTGGGATCGCGGGGGGACCGGGACGTCTCTCTGATCTGCGTGTCCCCAACAGCTGGTGGCCTGGAGATGGGGCTCAGGGTCGTGCTG
Proteins encoded in this region:
- the LOC123369176 gene encoding uncharacterized protein LOC123369176, translating into MAEELRTLNADLLAIRGALEADGPVGTPAAALRGKLAQEFLAAVHGFHARFAQCRRMQAVAPGELETRLQEVSGDPGCWFYIGCTRALTHYLWEAGPWGRAWQHRAAGYEKTCTYYCRPGPGAGLCTVRHLLGRFCGTHPRCLNASRVRNGPVGIVFLVTYARRGSRPGEPAEDMEVALRGIAAHFRHRGAPADELVQFLKDDFRQLMGRYPGYLAQCQAMSQIPPAHFPERAREILAGLGPAEGVLAGTVPAGVVSMRPCLWEVGAGEAQAGEKLHTYFTRLDGALDAKQLLEEIWGHPRCLNSRRRWGGRRALSEGADLVPLPSPERVWLGRPDPRPSPVPAANRERGPWRSRLCGRLDDLPPGWHLGGCPGARGLGEPWKPSRAAEICRALHPAGQEQLLGLGRGVTGLSEAALACYLRPPRWTCTAHGGDAAHPTGAFLVSTDPSPVTGLLGSDLLLTCSFPAAPRGAGEGDGQLRVSWHFQGSRVAELDGIPISTRVGAILFSQQQGHAQASLLLPRVTPADQGPYRCSVRYAGQHGEGTVRVQVAALPRVEVPSPVVQRDEDSALVCCVRGFYPQHIAVSWLRDGQELNASFVSAARRGHRDGTFSLVTVYRLTPTERDLGALFSCRARHPLLNQSRQADFRIGFRAGGLEMGLRVVLWMLRASLLLAMAMGGWLCCDTGSRPRKMVEQAMEQATQRIWDPLCQRFQRAREAISSWSR